From Salvelinus sp. IW2-2015 linkage group LG18, ASM291031v2, whole genome shotgun sequence, a single genomic window includes:
- the LOC111977509 gene encoding urotensin-2 receptor-like: MNHNSTVNQNVSLPAPNSGSGSIVDELVITSTFGTLLSVVYIVGVTGNVYTLVVMCHSIRFATSMYISIINLALADLLYLSTIPFVVCTYFLKDWYFGDVGCRILLSLDLLTMHASIFTLTVMCTERYLAVTKPLDTVWRSKSYRKALAWGVWLLSLVLTLPMTVMVTETTKSAPDGAVKRMCAPTWAPRAYKIYLTVLFGTSIVAPGLIIGYLYTKLAGTYLESQKNSVVNKRNMRSPKQKVLVMIFTIVLVFWACFLPFWIWQLFPLYHNKPLSLASNTRTCINYLVACLTYTNSCINPFLYTLLTKNYREYLKNRHKSFYRYTSSFKKRTPSLYSCGKSASSSNQFEFNSETLVMGTVRGQ, translated from the coding sequence ATGAACCACAACAGTACTGTTAACCAGAACGTCAGTCTGCCAGCTCCAAACAGCGGCTCGGGGAGCATTGTAGATGAGCTGGTTATCACCTCCACCTTCGGGACCTTGTTGTCGGTCGTCTACATAGTCGGCGTGACGGGGAATGTGTACACTCTGGTAGTGATGTGTCATTCTATCCGCTTCGCCACCTCTATGTACATCTCAATCATTAATCTAGCGCTAGCGGACCTCCTGTATCTCTCCACCATCCCGTTCGTGGTGTGCACCTACTTCCTCAAGGACTGGTACTTCGGAGATGTGGGCTGCCGCATTCTCCTCAGCCTGGACCTGCTCACCATGCACGCCAGCATCTTTACCCTCACTGTGATGTGCACGGAGCGATACCTGGCCGTCACCAAGCCCCTGGACACGGTCTGGCGCTCCAAGAGCTACCGCAAAGCCCTGGCCTGGGGGGTCTGGCTTCTCTCCCTGGTCCTCACCTTACCCATGACGGTCATGGTCACAGAGACAACCAAGAGCGCGCCCGACGGAGCAGTGAAGAGGATGTGCGCGCCAACCTGGGCACCCCGGGCGTATAAGATCTACCTGACCGTTTTGTTTGGCACGAGCATCGTGGCGCCTGGGTTGATTATCGGCTATCTGTATACAAAGTTAGCCGGCACTTACTTAGAGTCCCAGAAGAACTCGGTCGTCAACAAAAGGAACATGCGCTCCCCGAAGCAGAAAGTCTTGGTAATGATTTTCACTATAGTTCTGGTGTTCTGGGCGTGTTTCCTTCCGTTCTGGATATGGCAACTGTTCCCGTTGTACCACAACAAACCGTTAAGCCTAGCCTCTAACACGCGCACCTGTATTAACTACCTGGTGGCCTGTCTCACCTACACCAACAGCTGCATTAACCCTTTCCTCTACACCCTCCTCACCAAGAACTACAGGGAGTACCTGAAGAACAGACACAAGAGCTTCTACCGCTACACCTCGTCGTTTAAGAAGCGTACTCCCAGCTTGTATTCCTGCGGGAAGTCGGCATCCTCCTCGAATCAGTTTGAGTTTAACTCGGAGACGCTGGTGAtggggactgtgaggggacagTGA